From the Anopheles stephensi strain Indian chromosome X, UCI_ANSTEP_V1.0, whole genome shotgun sequence genome, the window GGACAGATTGTTCGACAACAGTTGACCAACCGGTGTAAGACGCAGACCACGTAAAGCTGTGCTATCCAGGGTAAAGTGAAGAAATTTACTGCGCCGGCACGCTTGTAACAGATCGATCATAGTTTTAGCCGATCGTGCCATCGTGAAGGCGTTTGGTGCTGTTGACTAGAAATCGAGTACGATCGTTACGATTGTCCCGCGTGCTCGAGCGGAATGTTACCGGGCGGTGCTACAAAGTATTCCTCCTCCACCAAGGCGGCGTTTTGCAGTACCTCGGTCTGCCGGTCCCCGTCATCGACGGTGTCGTTGCGCAGTGCAAGCTTCTCCCGCTCCAGCACACTGTACAACGGTTCCACACCGTCCGTATCGATGGGCAGTATGCGTGACGCGAACTCGATCGAATCCTGCAACGTTTCCAGTGCTTCCCTGTGCGGAGAATCGATGGCTTGAGTATACTCCAGAACTCTGTATCCTTCATCGCTTCTACACTTACTTGCTATCCAGATTTACCAGCGATAACCTTTCCAGCAGCTGCACCGTTTGTTGATTGATAGTTATGGGCAATGTTACAGCTTCCGTTGTCGCCACGAGTCCGTGCGGTTGCTGGGGAACTTTTGTTGGATGCTGCAGTGGTTTGGTGGGCCAGTTACGGTTTTCCCTGGGTGATTGTGGTGTAGCTCGTAGCGTGGAATAGTTTCTCGATGGAAAACGCGAAAGCAAACCACGGAGCATGGTTCGTTGAACGGCGCTGACCAACATTGAACAAACTGTGATGTATTACGACCTGGCGCACACGAACACTCAACACTTGTCAGCAAATTAGTTTCACAatatcacgcacac encodes:
- the LOC118512881 gene encoding glutamyl-tRNA(Gln) amidotransferase subunit C, mitochondrial → MLRGLLSRFPSRNYSTLRATPQSPRENRNWPTKPLQHPTKVPQQPHGLVATTEAVTLPITINQQTVQLLERLSLVNLDSKEALETLQDSIEFASRILPIDTDGVEPLYSVLEREKLALRNDTVDDGDRQTEVLQNAALVEEEYFVAPPGNIPLEHAGQS